A single genomic interval of Shewanella halotolerans harbors:
- a CDS encoding DUF413 domain-containing protein, with product MSEDSFRFGQKRFFDDKNFPRGFSKSGEFTLSEAELLSLYGDTMQAFEAGDLEPETAEEKHFVKVLKHPNKANTKLEHVWLKYTKLTREPKKFHTLNSTSNKRVEQYEYVESPPEDEVA from the coding sequence ATGTCAGAAGATTCATTTCGTTTTGGTCAAAAGCGTTTTTTTGATGACAAAAACTTTCCCCGCGGCTTCAGTAAGTCCGGAGAGTTCACCTTGTCTGAAGCTGAATTGTTGAGCCTATATGGCGATACTATGCAGGCCTTTGAAGCAGGCGATCTTGAGCCTGAAACTGCAGAGGAAAAACACTTTGTTAAGGTACTAAAACACCCCAACAAGGCTAATACCAAGCTTGAGCATGTATGGTTGAAATACACTAAGCTTACCCGCGAACCAAAAAAGTTCCACACCCTAAACAGCACGAGTAACAAGCGTGTTGAACAGTATGAATATGTGGAATCTCCCCCAGAAGATGAGGTTGCTTAA
- a CDS encoding MetS family NSS transporter small subunit: MSHSALIMMMFALTLTWGGAALCIAIAIKRKQKEEADD; the protein is encoded by the coding sequence ATGAGTCACAGCGCCCTTATCATGATGATGTTTGCATTGACGCTGACCTGGGGCGGCGCCGCCTTGTGTATCGCCATCGCTATTAAACGCAAACAAAAAGAGGAGGCCGACGATTAG
- a CDS encoding sodium-dependent transporter: MKREQWNSRVGFILAAVGSAIGLGNIWRFPYMAYDNGGGAFFIPYLFAMITAGIPFMIMEFSLGHKIKKTSPRIFAQLGHTLGFRLEWLGWFQVFIAAVIAVYYVAIIGWTLSYLGFSFSQAWGDNPNDFFFNHYLKLGNNSPSHLGEFQIGIAIAMSIAWLMTFMAVFTGVKGGIERANKIMMPMLFIMVLVLIGRILFLPGALSGLNYLFEPDFSRLLDAQVWSAAYGQIFFTLSVGFAIMLAYSSYLPSKADINNNAFMTVLINCGFSILAGILIFGVLGYMAEEQMKPLTEVVSSGIGLAFVTIPTAINLMPAPYILGPLFFIALVIAGLSSHISIIEAVTSAVIDKFHVRRKPAAVLVCSLGYLVSMAFATNGGLLLLDLVDYFINNIALLLSCLLELVIITWLLKVTVIHQHANENSEFRVGGWFVICLRFISPAILATILAKNLYNTLVNGYGDYPIADQLFLGWGLVGTMLFFAVLINFTSKSPGYPDQHPGGKT; encoded by the coding sequence ATGAAACGAGAGCAGTGGAACTCTAGGGTAGGTTTTATTTTGGCGGCGGTCGGCTCGGCCATCGGCCTGGGCAACATCTGGCGGTTCCCCTACATGGCCTATGACAACGGCGGCGGCGCCTTCTTCATCCCCTATCTATTCGCCATGATCACCGCCGGCATCCCCTTTATGATCATGGAATTTAGCCTGGGCCATAAGATAAAGAAGACCTCACCGCGCATCTTCGCCCAGCTCGGCCACACCCTCGGCTTCAGACTCGAATGGCTCGGCTGGTTTCAGGTGTTTATCGCCGCGGTGATCGCCGTCTATTATGTGGCCATCATAGGCTGGACCCTCTCCTATCTCGGCTTCTCCTTCAGCCAAGCCTGGGGAGACAATCCCAATGACTTCTTCTTCAATCATTACCTTAAACTCGGCAACAACTCCCCCTCCCACCTGGGCGAGTTTCAAATCGGCATAGCGATCGCCATGAGCATCGCCTGGCTGATGACCTTCATGGCGGTCTTTACCGGCGTCAAAGGAGGGATCGAACGTGCCAACAAGATCATGATGCCCATGCTGTTTATCATGGTGCTGGTCCTTATCGGCCGCATCCTGTTTCTGCCCGGTGCCCTGTCTGGGCTCAACTACCTGTTCGAGCCCGACTTTAGCCGCCTGCTGGATGCCCAAGTCTGGTCCGCCGCCTACGGCCAGATCTTCTTCACCCTCAGCGTCGGCTTCGCCATCATGCTCGCCTATTCCAGCTACCTGCCGAGCAAGGCGGATATCAACAACAACGCTTTCATGACGGTATTGATCAACTGCGGCTTCTCGATTCTGGCGGGGATCTTAATATTCGGCGTGCTCGGCTATATGGCAGAGGAGCAGATGAAACCGCTGACCGAGGTAGTCAGCTCGGGCATAGGCCTGGCGTTTGTCACCATACCCACGGCCATTAACCTTATGCCGGCGCCCTATATTCTCGGCCCCCTCTTCTTCATTGCCCTGGTGATCGCCGGATTAAGCTCCCACATCTCCATTATAGAGGCGGTGACCAGTGCGGTGATCGACAAGTTTCATGTGCGCCGCAAGCCCGCGGCCGTGTTGGTGTGTAGCCTGGGCTATCTGGTTTCCATGGCTTTTGCCACCAATGGTGGCCTACTGCTGCTGGATCTGGTGGACTACTTCATCAACAACATCGCCCTACTGCTCAGCTGCCTGCTGGAGCTGGTGATCATCACCTGGCTGCTCAAGGTGACAGTGATCCACCAGCATGCCAATGAAAATTCAGAGTTTAGGGTCGGCGGCTGGTTTGTGATCTGCCTGCGCTTCATCAGCCCGGCGATTCTGGCCACCATATTGGCGAAGAACCTCTACAACACCTTAGTCAACGGTTATGGCGACTATCCGATTGCCGATCAGCTCTTCTTAGGCTGGGGCCTGGTGGGCACCATGCTCTTCTTTGCCGTGCTGATCAACTTCACCAGCAAGTCGCCTGGCTATCCAGACCAACATCCAGGAGGTAAAACATGA
- a CDS encoding YajQ family cyclic di-GMP-binding protein: MPSMDIVSEVNEVELRNAVDNTRRELDSRFDFRGVESEVTYKDHQVTLSSESDFQCQQMVDMLRNQLSKRNVDPASMDVAEKAIHSGKTFSLKVTFKEGIDSLVAKKLVKLIKDSKLKVQAAIQGDSIRVTGKKRDDLQAVMAIARESDLGQPFQFNNFRD; the protein is encoded by the coding sequence ATGCCTTCGATGGATATCGTATCGGAAGTAAACGAAGTTGAACTGCGTAACGCCGTAGACAATACGCGCCGCGAACTGGATAGCCGTTTCGATTTTCGCGGTGTCGAGAGCGAAGTCACCTATAAAGATCATCAGGTGACCCTGTCATCTGAGTCTGATTTCCAGTGCCAGCAGATGGTCGACATGCTGCGCAACCAGCTGAGCAAGCGTAACGTGGACCCAGCCTCTATGGACGTTGCCGAGAAGGCGATTCACAGCGGCAAGACCTTCTCGCTCAAGGTGACCTTTAAAGAGGGGATCGACAGCCTGGTGGCCAAGAAGCTGGTGAAGCTGATTAAAGACAGCAAGCTCAAGGTGCAGGCGGCGATTCAGGGCGACTCGATTCGAGTGACCGGCAAGAAGCGTGACGATCTACAGGCGGTGATGGCGATTGCCCGCGAATCGGATCTGGGCCAGCCGTTCCAGTTCAATAACTTCAGAGACTAA
- a CDS encoding LysR family transcriptional regulator, with amino-acid sequence MDVKVFKTFLEVARTRHFGRAAENLYITQAAVSARIKQLESFFDSALFVRNRNSIQLTTSGERLVPYAEVMVSTLEQAKNELALTNHKALQLTMAGTPNIWDAYLQHCLSKVTDAFGGYGFLAEALSREQLNRNLLERTLDMAFAFDPLKSEELVCKQVADLILVLVSTRPCDQSEALSDKYVYVDWGTRFASEHAERHYRMPPPYLRTSTGRIALDFILDKAGAAYLPLSIVEPFLQSKQLYLVEGVEPWNRPIYLSYRKDSGSLEAIIKIEELVKEIDPLTAFSLQQIGQLG; translated from the coding sequence ATGGACGTCAAAGTATTTAAGACCTTTTTAGAGGTGGCCAGAACCCGGCATTTCGGCCGTGCGGCGGAGAATCTCTATATCACTCAGGCGGCCGTGAGCGCCCGTATTAAGCAGCTGGAGTCCTTCTTCGACTCCGCCCTGTTTGTGCGCAATCGCAATAGCATTCAACTCACCACCTCGGGTGAGCGTCTGGTGCCCTATGCCGAGGTGATGGTGAGTACCCTGGAGCAGGCGAAGAACGAGTTGGCCCTGACCAACCATAAGGCGTTGCAGCTGACCATGGCGGGGACGCCCAATATCTGGGATGCCTATCTGCAGCACTGCCTGAGTAAGGTGACAGATGCCTTCGGCGGCTATGGCTTCCTGGCCGAGGCGCTGAGTCGCGAGCAGCTCAACCGTAATCTGCTGGAGCGAACCCTAGATATGGCCTTCGCCTTCGATCCGCTTAAGTCGGAGGAGCTGGTGTGTAAGCAGGTGGCCGACCTTATCCTGGTGTTGGTCTCGACTCGCCCCTGCGATCAGAGCGAGGCGCTGAGCGATAAGTATGTTTATGTGGATTGGGGCACACGTTTCGCCTCCGAGCACGCCGAGCGCCACTATCGTATGCCGCCACCTTATCTGCGTACCTCCACCGGGCGTATCGCCCTGGACTTTATTCTGGATAAGGCGGGAGCGGCCTATCTGCCGCTGTCGATCGTCGAGCCGTTTCTGCAATCTAAGCAGCTCTACCTGGTAGAAGGGGTGGAGCCCTGGAATCGTCCCATCTATCTCTCCTACCGTAAAGACAGCGGGTCACTGGAGGCGATCATCAAGATTGAGGAGCTGGTCAAGGAGATAGACCCTCTGACCGCCTTCAGCCTGCAGCAGATAGGTCAGTTGGGCTGA
- a CDS encoding VanZ family protein: protein MNSRKTFFKIALLLAIIVISYLVFSRPNYPQVIPHMDKLGHLGSFFCLALLTHLAFEPKWYSLAGILASYALFIELVQSRLPYRSASSADFIADMVGVLLFYFGLWLYRRYIKAAVIGKTRAKTQP from the coding sequence GTGAATTCTCGAAAAACCTTTTTTAAGATAGCGCTTCTTCTTGCCATCATAGTGATCAGTTACCTGGTATTCTCCCGCCCTAACTACCCACAAGTGATCCCGCACATGGATAAGCTTGGCCATCTGGGCAGCTTCTTCTGTCTGGCGCTATTAACCCATCTAGCCTTCGAACCTAAGTGGTACAGCCTGGCAGGCATACTGGCCAGCTATGCCCTCTTCATCGAACTGGTACAGTCGCGCCTGCCCTATCGCAGCGCCTCCAGCGCCGATTTTATAGCCGACATGGTGGGTGTGCTCCTATTCTATTTCGGCCTCTGGCTCTACCGCCGCTATATTAAGGCCGCCGTGATCGGTAAAACCCGGGCTAAGACCCAACCATGA
- a CDS encoding ketopantoate reductase family protein, whose protein sequence is MTTSDMTHTGKIVILGAGAIGQLIFHQLSAYGLSPALLGRDASADSQTLEFTNLDGETVTRQAQFIDKSMLASCELLIVCVKAYQVEAALLPLLDALPTDAHILLLHNGMGPHLSVAPHLAGRGLSLGTTSQGALKLGRWQIKQTGAGLTQVGPAQGPRLADNLRRALLGAIHNSEWCEPILPMLWQKLAINIAINPLTAINDCRNGELAGAKFTPTIHALVQEVVSVANADGIALNQTQLTERVYQVIQLTASNYSSMHQDIHHGRQTEIEAITGYLLSRAAEHGIATPANQALYHQLKSLEQGS, encoded by the coding sequence ATGACGACAAGTGATATGACTCATACGGGTAAGATAGTGATCCTGGGCGCAGGCGCCATAGGTCAGCTGATCTTCCACCAGCTATCAGCCTATGGACTCTCGCCCGCGCTGCTTGGTAGAGACGCAAGCGCGGATAGCCAGACGCTGGAATTCACCAATCTCGATGGTGAGACAGTTACGCGCCAGGCGCAGTTTATCGACAAATCAATGCTGGCCAGCTGCGAGCTGCTTATCGTCTGCGTCAAGGCCTATCAGGTCGAGGCGGCCCTGCTACCACTATTAGATGCCCTCCCGACCGATGCCCACATACTCTTGCTGCACAATGGCATGGGCCCACACCTTAGCGTGGCGCCCCATCTAGCTGGTCGTGGCCTTAGCCTTGGGACCACCTCCCAAGGCGCCCTGAAACTGGGAAGGTGGCAGATAAAACAAACCGGAGCCGGGCTGACACAAGTTGGCCCTGCTCAGGGACCAAGGCTTGCGGACAATCTACGCCGGGCGCTGCTTGGGGCGATTCACAACAGCGAGTGGTGCGAGCCCATTCTGCCCATGCTGTGGCAGAAACTCGCCATCAATATCGCCATCAACCCGCTGACCGCCATCAACGATTGCCGCAACGGCGAGCTGGCCGGTGCTAAATTTACGCCGACCATACATGCACTTGTCCAGGAGGTAGTTAGCGTGGCAAACGCCGATGGGATAGCACTTAACCAAACGCAGCTGACCGAGCGGGTCTATCAGGTGATCCAGCTTACTGCTAGTAATTACTCCTCCATGCATCAGGATATCCACCATGGCCGCCAGACGGAGATCGAGGCGATCACCGGCTACCTACTGAGCCGCGCCGCCGAGCACGGCATAGCCACACCGGCCAACCAGGCCCTCTACCACCAGCTAAAATCCCTTGAGCAGGGCAGCTAA